A window from Aquiluna borgnonia encodes these proteins:
- a CDS encoding deoxyguanosinetriphosphate triphosphohydrolase: protein MKPITPEEPGYSDLDRERFVPQASSSMVRRGEFARDRARVLHSAAFRRLSAKTQVLSPSSGDFARTRLTHSLEVAQVGRELASVLGIDPDLVDMACLAHDLGHPPFGHNGESALNFWSAEIGGFEGNAQTFRILTRLEPKIYDEQGRARGLNLTRASLDASTKYPWRLSEAHEFGNAVKFGVYEDDLEVFQWMRAGAPEGAKCVEAQIMDFSDDVAYSVHDFEDAIVEGFIDPATISDPQAREALIEEVGKWSGGMLAKVQLEEAFHLLMESKYWLYSFDGSPRDLAQLKNLTSDLIGSFVSRTTDSILENASRAKLTRFRAGVIIPSKVRSEIAVLKGIVASAVMTHNSRARYYEQQRELLIELADRLFETGSEHLDSISRSAWQQASSEIARRRVIVDQVASLTDPAAMALHAKLTA, encoded by the coding sequence GTGAAGCCCATAACTCCAGAGGAACCTGGTTACAGCGATCTAGATCGCGAACGATTTGTGCCTCAGGCGTCTTCATCGATGGTCAGGCGCGGTGAGTTTGCCAGAGATCGCGCCCGGGTGCTGCACTCCGCCGCCTTCAGGAGATTGAGCGCGAAGACGCAGGTGCTTTCACCGAGCTCGGGTGATTTTGCCAGAACGCGACTTACTCACTCTCTGGAAGTAGCACAGGTTGGCCGGGAGCTGGCGAGTGTGCTGGGCATAGATCCCGATTTGGTAGACATGGCCTGCCTGGCACATGACCTAGGTCATCCACCCTTCGGACACAATGGTGAATCAGCTTTGAACTTCTGGTCTGCGGAGATTGGTGGCTTCGAGGGAAACGCCCAGACCTTCCGAATCCTCACCCGCCTGGAGCCCAAAATTTACGATGAGCAGGGTAGGGCCAGGGGTTTGAATCTAACCCGCGCCTCCCTTGATGCTTCGACCAAATACCCCTGGCGGCTGTCCGAAGCTCATGAGTTTGGAAACGCCGTCAAGTTTGGCGTCTACGAAGATGACCTAGAGGTTTTCCAGTGGATGAGGGCCGGGGCTCCTGAGGGCGCCAAATGCGTTGAGGCTCAAATCATGGATTTCTCGGACGATGTCGCCTATTCCGTGCACGATTTTGAGGATGCAATTGTTGAGGGTTTCATAGACCCAGCCACTATTTCAGACCCTCAGGCCCGAGAGGCTCTGATTGAAGAGGTTGGGAAGTGGTCCGGGGGAATGCTCGCGAAGGTCCAGCTCGAAGAAGCGTTTCACTTGCTGATGGAATCCAAGTACTGGCTCTACAGTTTTGATGGCTCACCCAGGGACCTTGCTCAACTGAAGAATCTCACGAGTGACCTAATCGGATCCTTTGTTTCTAGGACCACGGATTCGATCTTGGAGAATGCTTCAAGGGCGAAACTCACGCGATTCCGTGCTGGAGTAATCATTCCTTCAAAGGTTCGGAGCGAGATAGCTGTCCTGAAGGGCATTGTCGCTTCTGCGGTCATGACGCACAATTCCAGAGCGCGCTACTACGAGCAGCAGCGTGAACTTCTGATTGAGCTTGCGGATCGACTATTTGAAACCGGCTCTGAGCATCTCGATTCAATTTCTCGTTCGGCATGGCAGCAGGCGTCGAGTGAGATTGCGAGGCGCCGAGTAATTGTGGATCAGGTGGCTTCACTGACAGATCCTGCTGCCATGGCACTGCATGCCAAGCTGACAGCCTAG
- the dnaG gene encoding DNA primase: MAGRVKQSDIEELKAKLDLVEVVSAYVSLKPASAGSFKGLCPFHSEKSPSFNVRSSPAFYHCFGCGAGGDVYKFVQEIEHVGFTEAIEKLAERSGFTLTYEDGGNQETSGRARLLLANNAAATFYQSQLQTPEGETGFKFLLSRGFDAKAIEQFGIGYAPKGWQSLLEQLKKQGFSLEELVTAGLAMPSEKGGYDRFRGRVLWPIRDANGQVLGFGARKLYEEDQGPKYLNTPETPVYHKGSVLYGLDFARKEIIKRKEIVVVEGYTDVMACHLAGFPNAVATCGTAFGEDHIKLINRLFGTSDEPASVVFTFDPDAAGQKAALRMYSDTSKFNALTFVASGPDGLDPSDLRQQRGDAAIGQMLEARKPLFEFVIRHRIAKFSLADLDSRAAAARAAAPVVAEIVDPALRAGYTRQLADWVSLDISEVSQLVSQVGRSQVVERVTPLRAEAKPVQDSPASKFERQVLEVLVQAPKAFDGDKLARIVGAGFQSSSYQLVADAANRISQNLGSPDWVNQLANQLSGEELDLLRALALAPLPASTAAEIERYAKGVVAGAMLQALAREKTDLLAALKRIDMSNQADAYAMVQRQLVELETERRTYMQ; this comes from the coding sequence ATGGCAGGCCGAGTAAAGCAATCAGACATCGAGGAGCTCAAGGCCAAGCTCGACTTGGTTGAGGTGGTCTCTGCCTACGTTTCTCTGAAACCTGCCAGTGCGGGCTCCTTCAAGGGGCTTTGCCCGTTTCACTCGGAAAAATCCCCGAGTTTTAACGTTCGCAGCTCACCGGCCTTCTACCACTGCTTTGGATGCGGCGCGGGAGGCGATGTTTATAAGTTCGTTCAGGAGATAGAACACGTCGGTTTTACCGAGGCCATCGAGAAACTAGCGGAACGCTCTGGCTTCACCCTTACTTACGAGGATGGGGGAAACCAGGAAACCAGTGGAAGAGCACGACTGCTTTTAGCGAATAATGCAGCGGCTACCTTCTACCAATCGCAGCTTCAGACTCCTGAAGGGGAAACCGGATTCAAATTTCTGCTTTCACGAGGTTTTGATGCCAAGGCAATAGAGCAATTCGGCATTGGCTACGCCCCAAAGGGCTGGCAGTCGCTATTGGAGCAGCTAAAGAAACAGGGCTTTTCCTTGGAAGAGTTAGTCACGGCTGGTTTGGCCATGCCCAGTGAAAAGGGTGGCTATGACCGTTTCAGGGGTCGAGTGCTCTGGCCGATCCGGGACGCGAATGGTCAGGTTCTGGGATTTGGCGCCCGAAAGCTTTACGAGGAGGATCAAGGGCCAAAATACCTCAACACCCCCGAGACGCCGGTATACCACAAGGGGTCGGTGCTCTACGGGCTGGACTTTGCGAGAAAAGAGATCATCAAGCGCAAGGAAATTGTCGTCGTTGAGGGTTACACCGACGTCATGGCCTGCCATTTAGCCGGGTTTCCAAATGCCGTCGCAACCTGCGGAACTGCTTTTGGTGAGGATCACATCAAGTTAATTAATCGGCTCTTTGGCACCTCTGACGAACCGGCTTCGGTGGTGTTCACTTTTGACCCCGATGCCGCCGGGCAAAAGGCCGCCCTACGAATGTATTCCGACACTTCTAAATTCAATGCCCTCACCTTCGTGGCATCGGGTCCCGATGGTTTGGACCCTTCCGATCTTCGTCAGCAGCGTGGGGATGCTGCGATTGGCCAAATGCTGGAGGCAAGAAAGCCGCTGTTTGAGTTTGTCATCAGGCACCGCATCGCAAAGTTCTCGCTCGCTGACCTCGACTCAAGGGCTGCTGCGGCTCGCGCTGCCGCACCCGTGGTCGCCGAAATTGTAGATCCGGCTTTGCGTGCCGGTTACACAAGACAGTTAGCCGATTGGGTTTCACTGGACATCTCAGAAGTGTCTCAGCTGGTCTCGCAGGTTGGTAGAAGTCAGGTTGTGGAGCGGGTGACCCCATTGAGGGCCGAGGCAAAGCCGGTGCAAGATTCGCCAGCTTCCAAGTTTGAGCGGCAGGTATTAGAAGTCTTGGTTCAGGCACCAAAGGCGTTTGACGGGGACAAATTGGCTCGCATCGTTGGGGCGGGTTTTCAAAGCTCCAGCTACCAACTTGTCGCTGACGCCGCTAACCGAATTTCTCAGAATTTAGGATCGCCGGATTGGGTCAACCAGCTCGCCAATCAGCTCTCAGGTGAAGAGTTAGACCTGCTCAGAGCACTCGCCCTTGCACCCCTTCCGGCCTCGACCGCAGCGGAAATTGAGCGCTATGCCAAAGGTGTCGTTGCTGGGGCCATGTTGCAAGCCCTTGCAAGGGAGAAGACTGACTTGCTAGCAGCCCTCAAACGCATCGACATGTCTAATCAAGCGGACGCGTATGCCATGGTTCAGCGTCAGCTCGTTGAACTTGAGACAGAGCGCAGAACCTATATGCAGTAG
- a CDS encoding AzlC family ABC transporter permease, which translates to MKSVLSTSISVGLATGLYGISFGALAAASGLDLLSVMLLSTLMFSGASQFAFVGVIASGGSDLSAIISSWLLGVRNHFYALRLNPVISPNAFWKLLAAHLTIDESNAVSAAQDDLKKQRVGFWATGLAVFVFWNLATLMGALLGDFLGSIETWGLDAAAVAAFLGLVWNRLRGNELLAILAVAVALLGSLFLPAGVPILLTVVVALLPVGKK; encoded by the coding sequence TTGAAGAGTGTTCTCTCCACATCAATCTCCGTGGGCCTGGCAACGGGTCTCTATGGAATTTCCTTTGGTGCTTTGGCTGCGGCAAGCGGTCTCGATCTTCTCTCGGTAATGCTCTTGAGCACGCTGATGTTTTCAGGTGCCTCGCAGTTCGCTTTCGTCGGTGTTATCGCATCTGGGGGCAGTGATCTTTCAGCCATAATCAGCTCCTGGTTGCTGGGTGTGAGGAATCACTTCTACGCGTTGCGACTTAACCCAGTGATCTCACCCAATGCTTTTTGGAAGCTGCTGGCTGCTCATCTCACCATCGATGAATCCAATGCCGTCTCTGCAGCCCAGGATGATTTGAAAAAGCAACGCGTTGGTTTCTGGGCGACGGGGCTGGCTGTATTTGTCTTTTGGAACCTGGCCACTTTGATGGGTGCACTGCTCGGAGACTTCTTGGGCTCAATTGAAACTTGGGGTCTCGACGCAGCAGCAGTAGCTGCATTCTTAGGTTTGGTTTGGAATCGCCTACGCGGAAACGAGCTCTTGGCAATCTTGGCAGTAGCAGTTGCGCTGCTGGGGTCGCTGTTTTTGCCAGCGGGAGTGCCAATTCTCCTGACTGTGGTGGTCGCACTTCTGCCGGTGGGTAAGAAATGA
- a CDS encoding AzlD domain-containing protein, translating into MIWAVVAASLAVFSWKYLGYLVPERYIKGWVRDFASRVTVVMLTGLVAVQTFAVQGGLAIDARAVSLALAAVLFALRVPYIVVVVAAAAVAAILRNFLGL; encoded by the coding sequence ATGATCTGGGCGGTTGTGGCAGCAAGTCTCGCGGTTTTTAGCTGGAAATACCTCGGATACCTGGTTCCTGAGAGGTACATAAAAGGTTGGGTCAGAGATTTTGCCTCGAGGGTGACTGTCGTAATGCTGACGGGTTTGGTTGCGGTTCAGACCTTCGCTGTTCAAGGGGGCCTGGCGATCGACGCTCGAGCTGTTTCCCTCGCACTGGCGGCTGTTCTGTTTGCGTTGAGGGTGCCCTACATCGTTGTCGTGGTAGCTGCTGCGGCAGTTGCAGCGATTCTGCGCAACTTCCTAGGGCTCTAG